A region of Corvus cornix cornix isolate S_Up_H32 chromosome 3, ASM73873v5, whole genome shotgun sequence DNA encodes the following proteins:
- the POU3F2 gene encoding LOW QUALITY PROTEIN: POU domain, class 3, transcription factor 2 (The sequence of the model RefSeq protein was modified relative to this genomic sequence to represent the inferred CDS: deleted 1 base in 1 codon), with protein sequence MATAASNHYSLLASGSPMVHAEPPGGMQPGGGYRDAGALVQADYALQSNGHPLSHAHQWIAALSHGGPGGGGGGGGGGGGGGGGGGEAPWSAGALGQPDIKPAVVQAGGRGDELPPPPQHPPPGRAPHLVHHGGGGGGHHAAAAAAAAAAAWRAGGAAHLPPGMAAANGAQAGLLYSQPPGFTVNGMLGAGQPGLHHHGLRDAHEEPPPGPPHHGPEHPPPPHGPHPGAAGPAPSAAAAAPPGPPPHHDPHSDEDTPTSDDLEQFAKQFKQRRIKLGFTQADVGLALGTLYGNVFSQTTICRFEALQLSFKNMCKLKPLLNKWLEEADSSSGSPTSIDKIAAQGRKRKKRTSIEVSVKGALESHFLKCPKPSAQEITSLADSLQLEKEVVRVWFCNRRQKEKRMTPPGGTLPGAEDVYGASRDTPPHHGVQTPVQ encoded by the exons ATGGCGACCGCAGCCTCCAACCACTACAGCCTGCTCGCCTCCGGCTCCCCCATGGTGCACGCCGAGCCGCCCGGCGGCATGCAGCCCGGCGGCGGCTACCGCGACGCCGGCGCCCTGGTGCAGGCGGACTACGCGCTGCAGAGCAACGGGCACCCGCTGAGCCACGCTCACCAGTGGATCGCGGCGCTGTCCCACGGCGGCcccggcggtggcggcggcggcggcggcggcgggggcggcggcggcggcggcggcggcgaggcGCCTTGGTCGGCGGGCGCGCTGGGCCAGCCCGACATCAAGCCGGCGGTGGTGCaggcgggcgggcgcggcgacgagctgccgccgccgccgcagcaCCCGCCGCCGGGGCGGGCGCCGCACCTGGTGCAccacggcggcggcggcggagggcACCacgcggcggcggcggcggcggcggcggcggcggcgtggcgggcgggcggcgcggcgcaCCTGCCGCCCGGCATGGCCGCGGCCAACGGCGCGCAGGCGGGGCTGCTCTACTCGCAGCCGCCCGGCTTCACCGTCAACGGGATGCTGGGCGCCGGGCAGCCGGGGCTGCACCACCACGGCCTGCGCGAC GCCCACGAAGagccgccgccggggccgccgcaCCACGGCCCCGAGCACCCGCCGCCGCCCCACGGCCCCCACCccggggcggccgggccggcaccgtccgccgccgccgccgcgccccccgGGCCGCCGCCGCACCACGACCCGCACTCCGACGAGGACACGCCGACCTCGGACGACCTGGAGCAGTTCGCCAAGCAGTTCAAGCAGCGGCGCATCAAACTGGGATTTACCCAAGCGGACGTGGGGCTGGCGCTGGGCACCCTCTACGGCAACGTCTTCTCGCAGACCACCATCTGCCGCTTCGAGgccctgcagctcagcttcaAGAACATGTGCAAGCTGAAGCCTTTGTTGAACAAGTGGTTGGAGGAGGCGGACTCCTCCTCGGGCAGCCCCACCAGCATAGACAAGATCGCGGCGCAGGGCCGCAAGCGGAAAAAGCGCACCTCCATCGAGGTGAGCGTCAAGGGCGCGCTGGAGAGCCACTTCCTCAAGTGCCCCAAGCCCTCCGCCCAGGAGATCACCTCGCTCGCGGACAGCCtacagctggagaaggaggtggTGAGAGTGTGGTTTTGTAACaggagacagaaagagaagCGCATGACTCCCCCGGGAGGGACGCTGCCGGGCGCCGAGGACGTGTACGGGGCCAGCAGGGACACGCCGCCGCACCACGGGGTGCAGACCCCCGTGCAGTGA